ctatgtgtttatttcatttttttccagattaaAGAAcggaatcaaataaaaaaacatttgcatcacTGCGCTGCTATTTTATATGTACAATATTTTGCAGTGAACTTTCTAATATTTTGTTTCGATTGATTATCAACTGATAATTGCCTTGTTTATACCAACTACTGTTTACTATCGTCTAGTAAAGTTTTCATACATAGGCCAAAGTTCCAAGTTAGCATTCTTACTATTTGACAAGAGCTGGAAATGCAGCCAATGCGAGAGCAGTATAGACGCAGATGACCCCGCCTATGTGAATCAAGTTAACCAATTAGAGAGGCCCGTGGGTTTTTAAATTCCAACACGTTTTCGCTGCACGCACAAAAACACGAGTGATTTATTTGCTTGTGTCGACGGTCGCCGCAACAATGAACAAGTTTAAGTCGGAGGAATATATTTAATTCACCACCCATCATGTCGGACATCTAGTCGCTAAATTGACATGGCAAAAGgtaaccaaaatatttttttgtttggtttgagtGGGCGTTAGATATTGTACACCACAAAGCAGCCACTACACAGGTgttatgtgtaaaaaaaactaatggatTGTATGTTTGCAGGGAAGAAACACGCGCAAAGAACGGACAAAAAGCTGGAAAACGTTTTTGTCGGCAAATTCAACTCGGAAGAGACGAAAGAAAACCGTCCCCTGGCTAGCAAAGAGGTTTGTTTGATGGCTACGCGGCACAAAGTAGTCCCGCCTCAGCGGCCTTTTTTTTACAGGTTCCCGAATGTAATCGAATAGGGATACCAAAAACAATTAGATCATAGAAACATTAAAATGTAGAATCCATGTTGTGTGCCTTTAATGGGCGTGGCCTGACGAATGCTGTCGGTGTCCCCGACTCCAACTTCATGTGGTTAGTTCAGTGTGAGCATCTGCTCCTTgcgagtgttctcattttgtattaTGTTTGACTGTCCTACTGAATAAAGAGACAAAATTGTATCGCCAACTGCGGCTCTCCTTGGCTATTTGGAAAAGACATTACAGCATCTTAATTGTTGCTTTTTTCCACTTTCACTGTGGCCGAAGCTCCCCATAATTAGTTTTGGCTTgagctaaataaaaaaaaattggctcaaaatatacatttgctttgatttgttttgagcaTGTGTAATGCATTAAAGTCAACAAAATTCAAAGTGTCCCTTGCATACTGCCATTTTTCCATAAGCGGCTCTCAAAGGTACACGATTTTGGTATCCCTGGCctaacactttttttgtccctgcgtgtacagtatttgcaagTAATCATTAACCACCTTTGCAGCCAGATTGCACGAGAAAAGCACATCAAAACGTTCTCCTGAGTCCACCTTGTCCGAAAAAGGCCATATCGCCTCTAAGCGACACTTCCAGCATGCTCATTCAAGACGGAAATGACACGAACGTCAGTTGCATAGCCAAGGCGCACAAAGGTAAGTAGCTGCGCTAGCATTGCGTGTAGCCGCACAACAGAGGACTAAATGCTAACTGCTGTCATTGTAGACGCCTCGATTGAAACGCAGCCTGAGCTGCGTGAACCCAAAGTCGCCAATCAACCGCGGCAAAAGGAAGTGACGCCGCATGCAAACGTGGCCCAGGCGGACGAGCGCAAACTTCAGACACCCAAACCTCGAAGTCGGAATCCTCGCAATGGGAAAAAGTGCGTTGAGATGCAATAATTCCACCACTAGCAAGAAGCAACACGTCTTGTAATCATATTACCTTTCCCTATAGGGCGGAGTGTAACGCTTCGCAAAACAGGAAGGTCACAGACTTCTTCCCAATCAGGAGGAGTAACAGGAAAACTCAAGCAGAGTTGAAGGTTGGTTTGACATCAATTGCTAGACAGTCATTCAACTTTGGGACCTTTTCTGCCTCTTCTCGCTGTTGATTATTCCGCATATCTTTCATTCGTCCTAAATGCTGCCTGGCATGGACCCAAGAACCGATAATTCTTTCATTTGTCTTATTCCCTACCTCCCCGCCTTCCTTTCCCGTGTCCTCTGCTCCCCTCTCCGCTTAACCAAGAAGGGGTCGGAGGGGGGGCTGCTGGCCTCTCGTTATTTTGTGGCTCATTTAGTGATCTCTGCAAACAGCCAATCATATTgtgctattgaaaaaaaaaaagaagagcacaTTACCGATGAGAGACACCAAACTATTTGTTCGAATGATTTGTTTTCAGAATGAAGAGCACAAACACTTGGATGACCTGATCAAGAAGGGCATCGAAGAAGGAATGCAGGTAATGACTGCGGTGCAACGTATGCCTATTTTAGTATTCTCAAGCCAATGTATCGCCGTCTCCTGTGACATTTGGGAGGTGTTATCTTTGATACATTCCAAAGTGTATggccgaggaaaaaaaataatcaacatttcCCAATAGTTTTAGTTGCAGTACGGTATTCACAATCGGTCGCCTTTTATTGAGTAATCTAATTTAAACGGTGGAAATGGAATTTGTTCGGatttagaaataaaaatgtgttccgAGGTTAAACAATGGCCCTCCTGTTGATAGTGAAACAAGTGTAAAGCTCACCACTGTTAACAACGGAAAACTAAACGGTTTTAATCGCGTGAATAACAAAGTCATAAAAGGGGACTCACGAGTGCAAAAACTCGTTCAATTGgttgccgattttttttttttttaatgccaattaCCAATACTGTATTTGGTCgagttaaaaaatttttttttctgtttttgtccacaggtgagggtGATCGAAGGCAAAGGCCGCGGCGTGTTCGCCGAGCGACTCTTCAAGAGGGGCGACTTTGTGGTGGAGTACCACGGCGACTTGCTGGAGCTGGCCGAGGCCAAGCGGCGAGAGGCCCGCTACGCACAAGACCCCCAGATGGGCTGCTACATGTACTACTTTCAGTACCGGGCCAAGACCTACTGGTGGGTCTGCTCTCCCTTCTTTTGTTTGTGCGGTCTTAAACCaatgaaccccccaccccaatgatGGCGCTCACTCAGAACATGTGATTGATTCTTCAAGCAATGTGGGACATTCACCAGTTAAACGTGTTTTTGTGTCGCCCGCTCTGCAGCGTGGACGCCACGCGCGAGACGAGCCGCCTGGGCCGCCTCGTCAACCACAGCAAGGCTGGCAACTGCCAGACCAAGCTGCATGCCGTTGACGGCTCGCCTCACCTCATCCTGGTGGCGTCCAGGGACATCCAGGCCGACGAGGAGCTGCTGTACGACTACGGCGACCGCAGCAAGGAGGCCATCTTGGCTCACCCTTGGCTCAAGCATTAAAACTAACAAGTCCAACCAtccctcgtaaaaaaaaaaaaaaaaaaaaaagctgtgaagCTTCAGTGTCCAAAGATGCTATGGATGACCGACTAGtcctgacaattttttttaaaggacgtacaaaaaaatgattttaatctaacttgcattttttttgtgcaattttaATCATTCTCCTTGTACATTTTTTCCTgctgtaaaatattttaatcttgGATCGAATGTTACACATTGTCTACTGTTGTGACATTTTCCAGCCTTGTAAATTATGAGCCGCGAGGCGCCCGATAAAACACGATGAGTTGACATGAATTTCAGGAATGAATGCATCAAAGTGTCATGAGGAGATGAATGTTTACTCTGTAGctcattgggggtgggggggggggggggataatccACATTTTCAACCGTCAAGATAAACATTCCAGGGTATTGAAGCTCCAGCTTGTAAGGAATTCGGTTTACAAAAGTGCGAATTACAAAATACTTTTCAGATTACTTGATCTGGATTGGACGCTTCACCGGGTACACCTTGGAAGTGCATCAGAAGACTTAAGCCAGCGTGGTTTGACCTTCATGTGTTTTTGAAAACCTCagttaaatacaatttttttttttttgtccgcatgttaattcattttaactcattcactcccaaagacgtttttaaacgtcttttcagacttggtcctgaattggctggtattgaatgagttaacctaACGtgcactttttcccccccaaaaaattagccTCCACTGAACTAATGTCCAGTCTTGTAAACAgtcatcaatgttttttttttctttttaaacattaCAATTTGGCAtcgaaatgaaatgtattttccttTACTGGAAACCATTTTGTCATCAATGAAcgtaaatgtacattttcactagtgTCCCAATAAACCTCTGTTTTTGTGAACATCTGAAACCAATTTACCCGTAGTTGTCATATAAAGAATAATATGATGGTGAGTACCGTTAAACTGAATGTCTGGTCAGTTGCTTACAACGGTTATACGCACGTCCCATGACATGTTAGCAGGGGGTGTAAAGCTAGCAGAAACTAACTAAAGACTAAgccgtgtgtttgtttttaatacatgGCTAATTCTGTGTTTGATGTTTCGTCTGACAGTAAACTGCAACTGGGACTGGCATAAAACAAATTgagtcccgttttttttttccttccctttttgAAGAATTGCTCGCCCGTTGCCAAAGTGCTCCTTCTAGTCAAGCGAGTCCAGTGCCATCATATAGCGCTCGTATTTCAGGTTCACGGCCCTCGCGTCTCAAGGCAATACTGATCAGCTCTTGCAGAAGATGTAGGTGTACCtaattatttgtcccacaagaAGAATTAAAACCTTTGTTGTACATTTACAATAAAGGCAATGTGTTCACTTTACAAgagtacaaaaaatatatataaaagttGGTCTGGAAACCTTGCATACCATCCAGTCTCATCAGGGTCTTCTTTGTCTTCTTGTCTTACTTCCGTCGAAATGAAAACCTAACGacgacggggggaaaaaaacaagttagTGTGGGAAAGCATGCGGGCAATGGAGGGAAAAGTGCACCGGAGAAACTCCAGTGAGTCAACATCGTATTGGTCACAAGTATGTGATTAGGCTCAGGATGAGTGAGCGCACCCTGATGCATCGCATGGTGTCATGTGCCGTCGCTTCACGGCAAACACATCCGTTTGCCTCACGCCTCGTCGTTTTCGGGAAGCCGGCATCTATGCGAATGGTGAGCGGTGGGCTATGATCAACGATCGACTTTGTGAGTTCTCTCCGTGCAAAGTGCACGCACATTTTAATGGATTGGATACATAAGCAatttcggcggcccggtagtccagtggttagcacgtcggcttcacagtgcagaggtaccgggttcgattccagctccggcctccctgtgtggagtttgcatgttctccccgggcctgcgtgggttttctccgggtgctccggtttcctcccacattccaaaaacatgcgtggcaggctgattgaacactctaaattgtccctaggtgtgagtgtgagcgtggttggttgttcgtctctgtgtgccctgcgattggctggcaaccgattcagggtgtcccccgcctactgcccggagacagctgggataggctccagcaccccccgtgaccctaagtgaggatcaagcggttgggaagatGAGATGAACATAAGCAATTTCATCAGAATACCCTGCTCATAACTGAACACATAGACGATAGCGCTAATTGCGAGTTGAACGGGTTGCCAAGCGATCCAATTGTACACGTGGCGCatcaaataccaaaaaaaaataaaaaatctataaCTCATCCCATTATTACGATGCTGTTATTGTTTATGAATGGTGCTTCAACTGCTCCTCacaggtgaagaaaaaaaaaaagtcgctgaGCGTCTATGGGACAGGTGTGAAAAATGCCCAAATTTCAAACTAATAATATTCCCAGTAACATCCCTAAAATGATTTCCCGGAGCAAACAACAACaggtcaaagaaagaaagaaaaattataaataaatattggccAATGAAAATGGTTGCTCCTTAATTTTTCACACAAGTGTCTGTACTTCTGGTGAAGTAGAAAATATGAAATCTGGGCAATCCAACAAAATATTGTAAGTTTTGCTCATTTATTGAAAGTTGTTCCAACTTCATTAACTATTTTAGTCCAAAGAATGCAGGTGGTGTTTGTTTTCACAGGTTAAGCACTCACAGTTTTCCAATGGTGGTCTTCTCCTCTTTTGCATCGCTGATCCCGGCCGCTCCGTTCTGGGCTGGCGCGTCCAGGTCCACTTCCACCATGGCCGATTGGCCCCTTGGAAGAATCCCActgcacaaacacaaatgaatccCACGTGAGTCATTTCCACGCCAAACTGTTACGAGAGGACACTTCAACACGTGACGATGAACAATAAAAAGCAGTGCAGGCCGCTTTACAACACGGACGGTATGATAAAATTCTCGATGCGCGATGACGTTTACCTCTTGTAGAGCTGTAGCTCCTCTTGGGCCACCATGAGCTGGGCCTTCAGCTGGTTCCTCTCCTGTAGGACTTCCTTCAGCTCCTGCATGGTGAAGCGAGGCCTGTTGGGGTCGCTCAGGTCCACAACCATCTGATTGGCTCCCACCGCTTGCTTCATTGACAACAACATTAACGTCATGAAGCTACTCAACTCACAaatgggatcttttttttttttaaatcagatgaTAGgacggaaaaacaaacaaacaacttagGTGAATCCATGAGTAGCTCAATTTAAATATGCTGTACTCTAATGTCcttgcatgtgggcaaggagagccttAAATCGCTGATGCGCTCTTAGCCTTTCACTGTCTGTGAAATAAAGTCAAATTCACAAATATTAAGGGAACACTCATGAGAAACTGTAGGCCACAACTCACCCCCTCATGCTCGCACGAAGACTAATCAATGCAACTCAAGCGCCACACGTCACTTCCTAGGCCAAGGCCCTTAATGGGGCACTCAAAGACCCCCCCAAATCTTCACAATAATACATTCTACGTgccccccactagtctaaacattgTATTCTTCTCATTTCACTCACGGAATGAGAATCAAGCAAATTCATCCATCGATTTTCATCAATGTCAGGGCACAGCCATTTTCTCTTGTACCGCCCCCTGCTGTCCATTGAAAGTGAGGTCCAGTGCCCTCCGTTACACTGCAACTGTCACGACTCTCCTGTAATCTGGGTTTGAGCACTATAGATCAAGATGCTGATCGAAGTCAACAACGTATACTCATATTTAGGCAGTCAATTCCACTCCAATTAACTTTGGGAAAAATACATTGTACTcctgttatttattttccacgGGTGACTGCCTCACCGTTCCTTGGCCGGTGGAGCTTTCCGTGACGACGCGGTCCAATTCGCTCTTGAGGTTGTCCCGCTCCATTTTCAGTTCGTCCAGGGACAAGTTGTACTTGTTGACCATCGTCTCGAACATCTCCAACACGCGGACTATGCGAAATTGGAGGTCCGACACCTCTTCGCCTGTACGGCTGATCCTCAACAAGTCTCGTCCGACAACGTACGAGATGTCGTATACGTCCTCCACAGTCAGCTCGAAGGCGTCCTTTTCGAACGCCAATGCGGGCGAAGACTCCTCGTGGAAGTCCATGCTCAGAAGGGGGCGAACTAGAAGTGCCCGAACGTTATCTTCGTCGCTCCCCTACGGTGTTTATGGCAGTAGCGGGTGACTTCTTCCAGAGGAGCAGCACTTCCCCCATAACGCGTCCGCCAATGGCGAAGGCTACCCTGGCGGCAGAGGAGGGCTCGTATCTTAGCTACAGGTGAGAGAGCACAAAGAGTAACGAGCGAAGTTGAGAGGATTCCTCTCCATTCCTCCACGCTCCAGCGAACTAAATTCGAAGTTTAACGTCGGCAATAGTGGCGAAACAGTCGCTTTTCGTACTGTTTCGACACATAAAGAGGTCCGATTTGGAAATGAATTAGTACTGCTTTGAATTGTAAACCCACTTTGGAGTGTGCGCTGACTAAAGCGTCAATGCTAAAGGCGTAGAAGTCCGCTCGAAGCAAAATGGGTAACCAATAGCTTGCCGAAGGCTGGAACGTCATGCAGATGACGCTCCCGGTCTGTCTGAGCTCTTCCATCTTCCTTCTCcaatcaccatggcaaccagcGACTCCAAACACGCCAAAAACGCCGAGTTCACTTGCGCCGAGCAGTAAATTTTGTGAACAACAGAATGCTACCCAATTGCTATGAAAAGTGCGTGAAAGGGCTGCTGCCAGTGTTGGGCAAGCTACTTGGAAAATGTAGCCAGCGAAGCTACAAGCTATTCTACATGAAATGGATCTTATCTACTCTTGAAGTTACCCACGGACAAATGTATAGTAAATGAATTTgcaaagtgacaaaaataaaaactacagtGAAGCTACTTCAATTGAGTGTGACTTCTAAACGAAAaacgttattttaaaaaatgtaagcgGCATGgatcatgaatggatgaacatttaaatgtttacGATATAAATGAACACTCGATTCCAACATCTTTGGATAATCATGCATCTTActatcatgttttattttattttttatgtaggGCAAAAATATAGAAAGTGcaattagcatttagcattagcattctgATACTGTTCAAACACGAAAATagacaacaaatgaaaaattaaaGCTTTATTACAACATTAAAGCACCTGAAATTTGTATAGCGGATTTGGTTGACTGCATCTCGTTGACAAATGTGTCAAATTGGCTTGACTTGAGCGTGGCTTGCACATCTTACACCATTGATGCTCATTAACGTAGTCGTATATTATTTTAGATGCTGTTCTTTAAATGAGCCACTGAGAGCTAGAATGGGCTCACGCTATATTTGTCACCGTATTGGCAAGAGTTAATAATTGCACTTTCCCAGATTCaataaattcaattcaattgattcaatattcaataaaatgacaaaaatcgaGTTGGACCATTCTACCTCTCAGTGGCTcacatataaatacatttgtaacAAGTAAACTATAAGTACCGGTAGTGTTGTCTCTTCAATAAATTAAGTactaaaaaaatagaagaattGCCTGTACATCTGTTGGCAACTTCCCACGTGTTGGCAGGTAATTGCAAATCCAAATCAAATACAAAGCTCAAAAGTAGCGGATTAAGCCTAACACCCCTGAACTGTTTGTGGGCAGCGTAATTTAAAAAGTCATACAGAGGAAACGAGGCGTCTGATTGGCAACAGCGTCGGGTCATCAGCGATTAAACCGGCGGCAACCATAGGCATGATGGCGGTGAAGATCCTGTAAAGGAAAAGCAGGGGAGGGGTCGTCTTCCGATgcacaaatgctttttttttttttctggggagaTACGTGAACGTGTTACACTCACAGGCGGCGTATTCCAGATTCGGGCTGATCTGTGGAGGGCAGCGACGGCGACGTCGATGAAGATGAAGCACCAAGGAAGGAGCTGACATCCTCCTCTAAGTCCTCACTGGAGACGGACGACAGAGCCAACGAACATTTTCAGTCTTCTCGTcatgttgacaaaataatctCGGTGGCGAAAACACCAAAGTAGTTTGATGCAAAAGGTTTTTTGGCTTCTCCTGAAATGGTGAGCTACCTCTGAAGATGAAGACTAATCTGTACCTAATCCATCTGTTATCTAGTCAGATGACAAGTTATCGGCCTACACGATGTCCACCAAGTTTGCAAATGATCGGATAATAATTCTGGGTAATTTTTCTTGATTTCTGAGgttaatttgtcattttccattaaaaacaaaacaaaacatgtttttggttaATCTGTCAACGTATGAGCTCATATCGACAACAAACAATGGCCGACAGTAGATTGGAAGCTCTTACCAAAACCTTTGATTTGAAGTCTGACTCCAAGCTAATTGTTACAAATGGATTTTGCGGCGTCATTACCAGCAAAGCTGATATGATTTCTTTTGGAAAGTGATGAATCAAAATTTATCACTTTGGCAGGTATCTACTTTTGATATGTCCACCAAATTCACGAGTGTTGATTATGGCCATTGACTCGCCACATTGAGTTTATTGATAAAATACAAAGAGATATGGAAAAGTCCTCATCAATACCTTTCATCTGAGGTGTAACTCAATGTGGTTTGTTTCAAATGGATTTTTgccttgattattattatctaaaaaaaataccttttgtAATAGGCCAGCTCTTCCTCCAGGAGGAACACTTGAGCCTTGAGTTGGTTTCGCTCCTGCAGGACGTCACGGAGCTCCTGCAGAGTGAAGTGAGGAGCTTCtgactcttcctcctccttctcaggCACTTTCTCCTGCGGATGAAACAATAGGCATGAAATACTGTGTATACCAatgttacaacaacaaaaaaaaaaaagaacgataattattattattgttgtttttgttggttatGATGGTGTCTGTCTTACCGGTAAGAAGACAGACTTGTCTGCGTCTTGCTGACTTGTGTTTCCGTCTCGGTGTGCTGAGCTGCTGAGGAGGTTGGGAATGTACTCCGAGTAGTCGGGATCTCCCCCGCACTCGACCCATACCGAGTCCGCCATGACGCAGTCGGAGGCCTCAAACGTGGGACACGGAGGGAAAACGTCAAAACTTAGAGGGACACTTGCACACTCTAACCACAGCTGAAGCATAAGACTCggaaaaaaatatgagatgaaaatgaaaattgaaaaatcggcaggaatatgaaaaaaaaagtcaagtcttTGAAAATACTACTCAAATAATAGCATAAGAGATGATGAGAAAATAGAAAAGTATTACACAAAATATTTGACGACAAATACAAGGAAATGAATCCCTTTGACAACTTAAACCTGACAAAAATGGAGTTAGCCCACTATTGGAGTTAGCCCACTATTGTTCTAAGTGGCTACATTTTAAAGAGATGAACCAATGTGGAATGTTAACGTGGTTTACCGGGAAACTTTTTCTTCTCTCACCTGTGGAGACGCCTTGGGCAGCGATAGAAAGCTCTCCTCCATGTTGGCCACCTCCCTCTCCAGTTCCCACTCCTGCCGTTCCTTCCTCAACCGTCTCAACTCCTGTCGCAGGTCGTCCGTTTCGCGCCGACGGGCCCGCGCTGCCGCCTCCAGCTCGGCCCGCTGCTGCGTGGCCGCCTTGCTGTGCTGCTCCATCGACCCGAGCTTGTGACGGAGGTCCTGATTGATGCGGATCAGACGATGCTGCTGCATCTGGAGCTGAATGGAGAACAAAACTGTCGCAAGGAGGCTGAAGAAACTGCAGTGGGTGTAAACGAATGaccaattcaaattaaaatcggcttttttgtgtcatttcagGCATGGGGTCttgggactttttttgtgggcttAGTTGTGATGGACGTGTCTACCAAATTTGATGTTTCCAAGTAAAACTGGTGTTGGGGACTGAATCCCTCCCCCATATTAAATCAAAGAACCCCTCAACACAATTAATCGGACCGTAAAATTAATATTCattgtgagacttttttttttggtcactctACTCATAGACATGTCTTCCCAAATTTCATTTGCCAAAGCCGatttaaaaaagggaaaaaaaagaggaccccCTAAAATGTCCACTTCACATCAAAACAGCTGCCTGTCATTTCAGGCGAgtttccttgagacttttttttgtgggtctgcgaAGACACTTACCGCCTCGATGTCATCATTTTTTAGCGTCAGCTCGTGGTCTTTGGCCTGAATTTCGTGCCTCTGCTTCTCCACCAACCTGTTGAGTCTTGTCATCACTTGCTTTTCCTTCTCCACCGTTCCTGTGAGGATGTGTTATATTTACCCATAGGACAGGAGGAAATTTAGCGTTGCACTGTTTGCGCGCTTCGGTAAATATAGCCGTTGTCAATATGACAACAGGGTCTTCCAAAATAACCTCCTGTGCTCGGTTGCGTCTGCCACATTTGGCCGCTTATGTTTTGCCATCAACGAGCAAAAGAGAAATTGCGCGTTCCCACGTGACTGAATGTATAGTGACACTAAACAGCACCAGCAATACCCACCCTCATCTTGCTGGAACGAGTCCTGATCTTCGACGGGGGTTCTACTCAAGACTCGGCTGGACAGCAACTTTTTGTTCTCCACCTGTAGCTGAGCCATCTGCGAGAGtaaatcctcaacttcagctctCCACACGTCTTCCACCTGCTCCAACGCCtgacaagaacaaaaagaacCACAATAGATCGTGATGggggcgtttaaaaaaaaatcggtgaaTACACGGATCAGCGGATGATGAATCGCGAGTATGCGGAGGTCGATCGTCCTTCCTTGCGTCCGAGCGCTGACCTGGTGGTGCTTCTTCTCCTGCGCCGTCCGGTCGCTGCGCTCCTGCCGCAGTCGGAGCAGCTCCCGCCGCAGCTCGTCGGCCTCCTgcccgccggcggcggcgtctacGCGGCGGCCCACCAGCGTCTCCAGGAGCTCCAGGACTCGAACCACCTTGGGGACCACGCCGGCCAGAGTCTCGCAGCCGAAGCGCTCGATGGTCCGTTCGAACTCCTGCGCAAGGGCCGCGGCGATGTCGTACACGTCCAACACGGTCAGGTCGGACCAGGGCTTCTCCAGCGCAGACATGATATAACGTGGAGCGCGACTAAAACCAAAGCCTCGGAACGCTTCCTATTCCTCTGCGGAACGGTCGTGTCACATTTTAAACTGAAGGCCCGCGACGAGGGCTCGACGACGAGGTGCTACTTTTGGTCGAGTTTGTTGACAGATTCAACTTTAACTTTTGACGATGCATTCACGGCCCGCGACAAAGCTCGTATTAATCAGACGTTGTTGATTTTGCCTCTCTATTAATTTCAACGACTTCCGCGAACAAGCCACTGTAGAATGTTACGTCTTTAGAACGTATAGCACGGGACTGTGTTGTCTTTAGAACAGCAGTATCCTTGCAACTACAGTGCATCAAAAATTGAGTAGGAAATTTTACAACCGCTTCTGAATGCAGCAGTTGTATGCCTGGCAAGCTGACCAGAGAAACGTTTCAGAATCGGATTTCAGTCGCTTCGTGAAAAGATCTACAAATGCGTCGCTGTTGGCAGTATTAACGGATCAATGTTGTTTATAGATaattaaatacagttgactgaCGTATTaaaatattaagatatcctttatttgtcccacactggagaaatttacaaATTACCCTACAGTAAACACTttcgtggaaaaaaatgtctcgtGTATTAAAATCCATGTGTAAAAGGTACACACAATTATCACTAGATACCCCTAGGGcaaattttaaaacaacaaaggttccctttcaaattttcttttttattatttgaaatgaattcaaactttacatttttatttggatttttactagcagaaaatgggaaagaaaaatgtatttacgGTAACCAAATATTGTCGGAAAAAAAGTTAATGGCCGATttaaattgataaaaaaaagccaagtcattgaattaaacatttatttaaattgttGGGCATTTAGACTTGGGATAAGGACAAACACCATGATCTTT
This sequence is a window from Hippocampus zosterae strain Florida chromosome 6, ASM2543408v3, whole genome shotgun sequence. Protein-coding genes within it:
- the kmt5ab gene encoding lysine methyltransferase 5Ab isoform X1, with the translated sequence MAKGKKHAQRTDKKLENVFVGKFNSEETKENRPLASKEPDCTRKAHQNVLLSPPCPKKAISPLSDTSSMLIQDGNDTNVSCIAKAHKDASIETQPELREPKVANQPRQKEVTPHANVAQADERKLQTPKPRSRNPRNGKKAECNASQNRKVTDFFPIRRSNRKTQAELKNEEHKHLDDLIKKGIEEGMQVRVIEGKGRGVFAERLFKRGDFVVEYHGDLLELAEAKRREARYAQDPQMGCYMYYFQYRAKTYCVDATRETSRLGRLVNHSKAGNCQTKLHAVDGSPHLILVASRDIQADEELLYDYGDRSKEAILAHPWLKH
- the kmt5ab gene encoding lysine methyltransferase 5Ab isoform X2, which encodes MLIQDGNDTNVSCIAKAHKDASIETQPELREPKVANQPRQKEVTPHANVAQADERKLQTPKPRSRNPRNGKKAECNASQNRKVTDFFPIRRSNRKTQAELKNEEHKHLDDLIKKGIEEGMQVRVIEGKGRGVFAERLFKRGDFVVEYHGDLLELAEAKRREARYAQDPQMGCYMYYFQYRAKTYCVDATRETSRLGRLVNHSKAGNCQTKLHAVDGSPHLILVASRDIQADEELLYDYGDRSKEAILAHPWLKH
- the rilpl2 gene encoding RILP-like protein 2 — protein: MDFHEESSPALAFEKDAFELTVEDVYDISYVVGRDLLRISRTGEEVSDLQFRIVRVLEMFETMVNKYNLSLDELKMERDNLKSELDRVVTESSTGQGTQAVGANQMVVDLSDPNRPRFTMQELKEVLQERNQLKAQLMVAQEELQLYKSGILPRGQSAMVEVDLDAPAQNGAAGISDAKEEKTTIGKLFSFRRK
- the LOC127602538 gene encoding RILP-like protein 1, with product MSALEKPWSDLTVLDVYDIAAALAQEFERTIERFGCETLAGVVPKVVRVLELLETLVGRRVDAAAGGQEADELRRELLRLRQERSDRTAQEKKHHQALEQVEDVWRAEVEDLLSQMAQLQVENKKLLSSRVLSRTPVEDQDSFQQDEGTVEKEKQVMTRLNRLVEKQRHEIQAKDHELTLKNDDIEALQMQQHRLIRINQDLRHKLGSMEQHSKAATQQRAELEAAARARRRETDDLRQELRRLRKERQEWELEREVANMEESFLSLPKASPQASDCVMADSVWVECGGDPDYSEYIPNLLSSSAHRDGNTSQQDADKSVFLPEKVPEKEEEESEAPHFTLQELRDVLQERNQLKAQVFLLEEELAYYKSEDLEEDVSSFLGASSSSTSPSLPSTDQPESGIRRLIFTAIMPMVAAGLIADDPTLLPIRRLVSSV